TACACGTTGGTATCATGACTGTTAAGGAGACTCTTGATTTCTCCGCTAGGTGCCAAGGTGTTGGTACCCGTTACGGTAATTAATAACTAACAATCTttttgatttcatttttttaaaatttttgtgtgtgtgtggatATTGTTGAATGAATGAATGGGATTCTGGTTCTTGCAGATCTGTTGAACGAGCTGGCAAGGAGAGAAAAGGACGCTGGGATCTTCCCTGAAGCCGATGTTGATCTCTTCATGAAAGCCTCTGCTGCTCAAGGGGTTAAGAGCAGCCTCGTCACTGATTACACTCTCAAAGTGAGCCTTTATTCCCCCTTTTCTAatctgtttaaattttttaaagaaaaaaaatatgaattttaagtAGGGCTGCATAGACCAATTGGTTTCGGATTTTGGAGATTATGAATTTTAGTCCTATTCGGATATTATAATAGTTTATGATTCGAAAACCATAGAATCACATTATTAGATATATGATTGTTTCCAGAGATTTTCTATTGTTGTTGTGGCACAATACTTATATACTAActagttttgataaaaaaaaaaaaacttatactaACTAGTAAAACTCTGATTCTTGGGAGCAGATTCTGGGGCTTGACATATGCAAAGACACAATAGTAGGAGATGACATGATGAGAGGTATCTCGGGAGGTCAGAAGAAACGTGTCACAACCGGTGAGATGATCGTGGGGCCTACCAAGACGCTTTTCATGGACGAAATATCCACCGGTCTCGACAGCTCCACCACTTTCCAAATCGTCAAGTGCCTTCAGCAGATCGTTCACCTCACTGACGCCTCGGTGCTCATGTCTCTCCTCCAGCCCGCTCCCGAGACCTTTGACCTGTTCGACGACATCATCTTGTTGTCGGAAGGTCAGATCGTGTACCAAGGACCAAGAGACCACATCCTCGAGTTCTTCGAGAGCTTTGGGTTCAAGTGTCCCGAGAGAAAAGGAACAGCTGATTTTTTGCAAGAGGTTACTTCTAAAAAAGACCAGGAACAATACTGGGTGGACCGGAACAGACCGTACCGGTACATTCCGGTTTCGGAGTTCGCCAGCAGGTTCAAGGCCTTCCACGTCGGGAAACAACTTTCCAACGAGCTCTCGGTGCCGTTCGACAAGTCACGAGGCCACAAAGCGGCTCTCGTCTTCGACAAGTACTCTGTTTCGAAGAGGGAGCTTCTCAAGAGCTGCTGGGACAAAGAGTGGCTGCTCATGCAGCGTAACGCCTTTTTCTACGTCTTCAAGACGGTTCAGATCATCATCATCGCTGCGATCACCTGTACGCTCTTCCTCCGTACCGAAATGCACACCAACAACGAGTCTGACGCCAACCTCTACATAGGAGCGTTGCTGTTCGGAATGATCATCAACATGTTTAACGGTTTTGCGGAGATGGCTATGATGGTCTCGAGGCTCCCTGTGTTCTACAAACAGAGGGACCTCCTGTTTTATCCGTCGTGGACGTTCACGCTCCCCACTTTCTTGCTCGGGATCCCGACCTCGATCTTCGAATCGACGGCGTGGATGGTGGTGACTTATTACTCCATAGGTTTTGCACCGGACGCGGGGAGATTCTTCAAGCAGTTTCTCTTGGTGTTTCTGATTCAACAGATGGCTGCTGCGCTCTTTAGGTTGATCGCTTCTGTGTGCAGAACCATGATGATTGCTAATACGGGTGGTGCTCTCACTCTGCTTCTCGTTTTCTTGCTCGGTGGGTTCCTTCTTCCACGAAGTGAGATTCCTGAGTGGTGGAGGTGGGCCTACTGGATATCTCCTCTCACCTATGCTTTCAACGGTCTAACCGTCAATGAAATGTTTGCTCCTCGATGGATGAATAAACGGGTGAGTTGCCTTGCTTGCTGCTTTATtctgtatatttaattatttatatcgTAGTAAAGTAGtctcacttaaaaaaaaaaatatctgtgCAGTCTTTCGACAACAGCACAAGGCTGGGAACCATGGTGCTACGTAATTGGGATGTCTACCATAACAGAAACTGGTACTGGATTGGGGTTGGAGCCTTGCTTGGTTTCACAGTACTCTTCAACCTTCTTTTCACTTTTGCACTTACCTATCTCAACCGTAAGTTCTTGTGacttttgattattattattatatgcaTCACCCAAGCGAAAAACAATAGACTAATAATGTAACTTTGTAACACTACAGCTCTTGGGAAGAAGTCAGGTTTACTTCCAGAGGAAGAAAATGAAGACTCGTCGGATCAAATGCGTAGATCACCAGGAGAGGTTGCAATGGGAAGAATGGGTAGGAATGGAGACTCTGCGGGTGAAGCATCCAGTGGTGGAGCCGCTAAGAGAGGAATGGTTCTTCCTTTCAGTCCTTTGGCTATGTCCTTTGACGACGTTAGATACTTTGTTGACATGCCTGCGGTAATAAACCatcctctcttttttctttttcccctTCGCCATACCAAaatagaaattaatattttgatattttggtttgttcaaaaaaaaaaagagaaattaatatattttgatttggtACAGGAAATGAGAGAGCAAGGAGTTACAGAAAACAGACTACAACTGCTTAAAGGTGTGACGGGTGCATTTAGACCAGGAGTCTTGACGGCGCTGATGGGGGTGAGTGGTGCAGGGAAGACAACACTGATGGACGTTTTGGCCGGGAGGAAAACAGGAGGATACATCGAAGGAGATGTCAGAATCTCAGGATTCCCAAAGGTTCAAGAGACGTTTGCTAGAATCTCAGGCTACTGTGAGCAGACTGATATTCACTCACCACAAGTGACAGTCAGAGAATCTCTGATTTTCTCTGCTTTCCTCCGTCTTCCGAAAGAAGTCGggaaagaagagaaaatgatgTTTGTGGACCAAGTGATGGAACTGGTGGAGCTTGACAGTCTCAAGGACTCGATCGTGGGTCTGCCAGGTGTCACGGGGCTTTCCACGGAGCAGAGAAAGAGACTGACGATCGCGGTGGAGCTTGTAGCCAACCCTTCCATCATCTTCATGGATGAGCCTACTTCGGGGCTTGACGCGAGAGCAGCAGCTATTGTGATGAGGGCGGTGAGGAACACGGTGGACACAGGAAGAACCGTGGTCTGCACCATCCACCAGCCGAGCATTGACATCTTTGAAGCGTTTGATGAGTTGATGCTGATGAAGAGAGGAGGACAAGTGATCTATGCCGGTCCATTGGGTAGAAACTCTCACAAGGTGGTTGAGTACTTCGAAGCCTTTCCCGGAGTGCCCAAGATTCCTGACAAGTATAATCCTGCCACGTGGATGCTTGAAGCCAGCTCACTTGCTGCTGAGTTAAAGCTTGGAGTTGACTTTGCTGAGTTGTACAAGAATTCCGCCTTACACCagtaagttttattttttattttttcttaaagtaaaaatcttttttttgtgtgtttgagaataataatgaaataaaaatgatgGTTGCAGGAGAAACAAAGCATTGGTGAAAGAACTGAGTGTACCTCCAGCAGGGGCCTCTGATCTCTACTTCGCTACACAGTTCTCGCAGAACACATGGGGACAGTTCAAATCATGTCTATGGAAGCAGTGGTGGACTTACTGGAGATCCCCTGACTACAACCTTGTCCGCTTCATCTTCACATTGGCAACATCACTCCTCATTGGTACCATCTTCTGGCAAATCGGAGGTAACAGGTCCAACGCAGCGGACCTGACGATGGTGATAGGAGCTTTGTATGCTGCGGTTATCTTTGTGGGAATAAACAATTGCTCCACCGTACAGCCGATGGTGGCAGTGGAGAGGACTGTGTTCTACAGGGAAAGAGCAGCAGGAATGTACTCAGCTATGCCATACGCCATCTCCCAAGTCACCTGTGAGCTTCCGTATGTCCTGATTCAGACCACTTACTACTCTCTCATCGTCTATGCCATGGTTGGGTTCGAGTGGACAGCTGCCAAGTTCTTCTGGTTCCTTTTCGTAAGCTACTTCTCTTTCCTTTATTGGACCTATTACGGTATGATGACTGTTTCCCTCACACCGAACCAGCAAGTCGCTTCCATCTTCGCTTCGGCCTTTTACGGCATTTTCAATCTCTTCTCGGGGTTCTTCATCCCAAGACCAAAGATCCCCAAGTGGTGGATATGGTACTACTGGATCTGCCCTGTCGCATGGACCGTCTATGGATTGATTGTGTCGCAGTATGGTGACGTGGAGACACCTATCACTGTCCTCGGAGGCCCTGAGGGACTCACCGTTAAGCAATACATTAAGGACAATTACGGGTTCGAGTCTGACTTTATGGGACCAGTAGCTGCCGTTTTAGTTGCATTCACCGTCTTTTTTGCCTTCATCTTTGCCTTCTGCATAAGAACTCTCAACTTCCAGACCAGATAAAACCCTTTCAAAATCTCGttccttctttctttcattttctctgTATCCTTGTGATTGATATATGCATTTGCTCTCTTTTCTTACTATGTATTCTAGAGTCATAAggatttgtttttaataatttgattaaataCCTCATGTAGTCGTATAGATGATGACAATGCATATGTAATATAAACTCTCAccctttctttattttttttttcaattttgttgaGTATAAAACGCaacttgtttttctttatttctgtTGAAGGAACGTTGATCCAAATGAGCTTTTTGTGCTTATGACAGCGTGAGACTTTCATATACATCACCGTCTGTCTATGGTGAATGACCATCCAGCCATCTAGTCGACTAATCACTGATATTATAGTTACATTATACAGCTTTGTTAGCATTTAGCAAGAAGTTTATCATTGTCTTTTTAATGAGCATCCTGTATTATGACTTATATAGtagacaataaaaaaaaatcacagctCAAGGCCATGATGATGGATATTTGAATCTCCTTTATAACAAAGATGTTACACTGCAGAAGCCATGATATCAACAAGTAGAAACTCATATAATCTACAATATAGGTTGCATTCTTAAGACCACAGTTAAAGACAAGTGTATGATTTAATAATGAAACCAGACATGAAGATTGCCTAATTTGACAAATGCGAATGGAATTTTGAGAGAAAACATAACACACAAAGCAAACATAGGATAAGAAGTTGTTGTCGTCTTGGTGTGAAGAGACAAATGATTACATGTAAATGATTGTGTTGTGTAAGACGAATGATATTCAATACCATAAAAAGAGGATCATTCCCATTTCATGTGCTTAATGAAATACttagtttttcaaaattgtctttaattttatgaacaaattaaattaaattttatgaacAAATCAAATTTTTCATTGGGCCTATAATAGATTTAAGggaaaattaaaacaataacTATGTCTCATTAGTCTAATCTCATATAGTTTATGTCCTAttagactttttttttcaaaacggCAATACTGCCcctaatttcaattaaaaatccgaattaaaaaaaaattataattaggaaaaaaatttaactattaaaatatattttttaactaaaatgattaaaagaatatattaaaatccaaaaaaattaaaacgtcGAAGACTTTTTGAAACAGGATCGATCAGTCTCGTAATCAACCGATCGATCTGAAACGATCGATCCCGATAAATGTCCAGAACAACGAAAATATGGGGATCATTttcttaaaatgatttttttttaattttcgattttttaagattttcttttttttaaaaaaaaaatattttttctattctttttaaaattgattttaattaataaatgtgGAAACAGAATATTCCCAAATATTCTCTTCTAATATTATCC
The sequence above is drawn from the Raphanus sativus cultivar WK10039 chromosome 7, ASM80110v3, whole genome shotgun sequence genome and encodes:
- the LOC108817214 gene encoding ABC transporter G family member 36, whose protein sequence is MDYNPNNPLGGGGGSMRRSISRSVSRASRNIEDIFSSGSRRTQSVNDDEEALKWAAIEKLPTYSRLRTTLMTSVIEDDVYGNQLLSKEVDVTKLDGEDRQKFIDMVFKVAEQDNERILTKLRNRIDRVGIKLPTVEVRYEHLTIKADCYTGNRSLPTLLNAVRNMAESALGLIGIQFAKKAQLTILKDISGSVKPGRMTLLLGPPSSGKTTLLLALAGKLDKALEVSGDITYNGYRLDEFVPRKTSAYISQNDLHVGIMTVKETLDFSARCQGVGTRYDLLNELARREKDAGIFPEADVDLFMKASAAQGVKSSLVTDYTLKILGLDICKDTIVGDDMMRGISGGQKKRVTTGEMIVGPTKTLFMDEISTGLDSSTTFQIVKCLQQIVHLTDASVLMSLLQPAPETFDLFDDIILLSEGQIVYQGPRDHILEFFESFGFKCPERKGTADFLQEVTSKKDQEQYWVDRNRPYRYIPVSEFASRFKAFHVGKQLSNELSVPFDKSRGHKAALVFDKYSVSKRELLKSCWDKEWLLMQRNAFFYVFKTVQIIIIAAITCTLFLRTEMHTNNESDANLYIGALLFGMIINMFNGFAEMAMMVSRLPVFYKQRDLLFYPSWTFTLPTFLLGIPTSIFESTAWMVVTYYSIGFAPDAGRFFKQFLLVFLIQQMAAALFRLIASVCRTMMIANTGGALTLLLVFLLGGFLLPRSEIPEWWRWAYWISPLTYAFNGLTVNEMFAPRWMNKRSFDNSTRLGTMVLRNWDVYHNRNWYWIGVGALLGFTVLFNLLFTFALTYLNPLGKKSGLLPEEENEDSSDQMRRSPGEVAMGRMGRNGDSAGEASSGGAAKRGMVLPFSPLAMSFDDVRYFVDMPAEMREQGVTENRLQLLKGVTGAFRPGVLTALMGVSGAGKTTLMDVLAGRKTGGYIEGDVRISGFPKVQETFARISGYCEQTDIHSPQVTVRESLIFSAFLRLPKEVGKEEKMMFVDQVMELVELDSLKDSIVGLPGVTGLSTEQRKRLTIAVELVANPSIIFMDEPTSGLDARAAAIVMRAVRNTVDTGRTVVCTIHQPSIDIFEAFDELMLMKRGGQVIYAGPLGRNSHKVVEYFEAFPGVPKIPDKYNPATWMLEASSLAAELKLGVDFAELYKNSALHQRNKALVKELSVPPAGASDLYFATQFSQNTWGQFKSCLWKQWWTYWRSPDYNLVRFIFTLATSLLIGTIFWQIGGNRSNAADLTMVIGALYAAVIFVGINNCSTVQPMVAVERTVFYRERAAGMYSAMPYAISQVTCELPYVLIQTTYYSLIVYAMVGFEWTAAKFFWFLFVSYFSFLYWTYYGMMTVSLTPNQQVASIFASAFYGIFNLFSGFFIPRPKIPKWWIWYYWICPVAWTVYGLIVSQYGDVETPITVLGGPEGLTVKQYIKDNYGFESDFMGPVAAVLVAFTVFFAFIFAFCIRTLNFQTR